The following proteins come from a genomic window of Lachnoclostridium phytofermentans ISDg:
- a CDS encoding DNA alkylation repair protein, with the protein MNRERGPYSNIIDKNKLKKEEFNTNWSSILFEKNAYQSFLDYLCSLKDQKYKDFANKLIPQVNNMIGIRLPILQEIAKQIAKGDYEGFLSHSNVQYFEEVMVHGYVIGKLSNIPIEDIQEFISYHVPKLDNWSTCDSFCSSLKITKKHPKEVFDFILPYAHSNNSYEIRFFIVMCLNYYINEEYVSIVDETLQSIISDEYYVNMAICWAYTTMFYKDSNRVLQFLNKLKKQLETEQNSRNRFILQKTISKICDSRKITAEEKTIVRSYHV; encoded by the coding sequence ATGAATAGAGAACGTGGGCCTTATTCTAATATTATTGATAAGAATAAGTTAAAAAAAGAAGAATTTAATACAAATTGGTCTAGTATTTTATTTGAAAAGAATGCATATCAATCTTTTTTAGATTATTTATGTAGTTTAAAAGACCAAAAATATAAGGATTTTGCGAATAAATTAATTCCTCAAGTAAATAATATGATAGGGATTCGTCTTCCTATCTTACAGGAAATTGCAAAGCAAATTGCCAAAGGAGATTATGAGGGGTTTTTATCCCATAGTAATGTTCAGTACTTTGAAGAAGTTATGGTTCATGGATATGTAATTGGAAAATTAAGCAATATTCCAATAGAGGATATACAAGAATTTATCAGCTACCATGTACCTAAATTAGATAATTGGTCCACTTGTGATTCTTTTTGTTCCTCTTTAAAAATTACAAAAAAGCATCCAAAAGAGGTGTTTGATTTTATTTTGCCATATGCTCATTCTAACAATTCCTATGAGATAAGATTTTTTATTGTTATGTGCCTAAATTACTACATAAATGAAGAATATGTAAGTATAGTAGATGAAACCTTACAGTCGATTATCAGCGATGAATATTATGTTAATATGGCAATTTGCTGGGCTTATACTACAATGTTTTATAAAGATTCAAATCGAGTGCTACAGTTCTTAAATAAATTAAAAAAACAATTAGAAACAGAGCAAAATAGTAGAAATCGTTTTATTTTACAAAAAACAATTTCAAAAATATGTGATTCAAGGAAGATAACGGCTGAAGAGAAAACCATTGTTCGTTCTTATCATGTATAA
- a CDS encoding GNAT family N-acetyltransferase, translating into MLKAILFDMDGVIIDSEPLHCKAFQKAMKLFGLDLSKEYCYQFIGNTDRYMVDVLVKDFNLPNTSEEVIRTKQEVLNQLELEESYPAVPYVVDLIKNLSKHPIKLAIASSSPMEQIERTAIDLNLTSYFHDYVSGMDLKHSKPAPDIFLKAASLLGVSPDECLVIEDSYNGVTAAKAAGMTCVGYYNENSGNQDLSGADIIVEGFEEITFSFLNNVYLRSHGEPVTIATTERLIIRELSVDDIVSMYHIYQQPEVREFVDDIDDYLQEEIEKHKAYIKNVYNFYGYGFWGIFSRETSELIGRCGIQNSEINGRFEIELGYLLNIDHWGYGYALECTKSVLEYAFYELHIPRIVAVIDKKNSRSTKVAMHVGMNLEAEIYHKGRNCDLYVIENPNIE; encoded by the coding sequence ATGTTAAAAGCGATATTGTTTGACATGGATGGAGTTATTATAGATAGTGAACCTTTACATTGTAAGGCGTTCCAGAAGGCTATGAAGCTGTTTGGTCTGGATTTATCAAAAGAATATTGTTACCAATTTATCGGAAATACAGATCGCTATATGGTAGATGTACTAGTTAAAGATTTTAACCTACCGAATACTTCAGAAGAAGTAATTCGAACAAAACAAGAAGTTCTAAATCAGCTTGAGTTAGAAGAAAGTTATCCTGCAGTTCCTTATGTAGTTGATTTAATTAAAAATCTTTCAAAACATCCAATTAAATTAGCTATAGCAAGTTCCTCACCAATGGAACAGATTGAACGAACTGCAATAGATTTAAACCTTACCTCCTATTTTCATGATTATGTTTCCGGAATGGACTTAAAACACTCGAAACCAGCTCCGGATATCTTTTTAAAAGCTGCTAGTTTGCTTGGTGTTTCACCAGATGAATGTTTGGTAATAGAGGATTCGTATAATGGTGTTACTGCGGCCAAAGCAGCAGGAATGACTTGTGTAGGTTATTATAATGAGAATTCCGGGAATCAAGATCTAAGTGGTGCAGATATAATTGTAGAGGGTTTTGAAGAGATTACATTTTCATTTTTAAATAATGTATATCTACGTTCTCATGGAGAACCTGTTACAATTGCAACAACAGAACGTCTTATCATTCGTGAATTAAGTGTTGATGATATCGTCTCTATGTATCATATCTATCAGCAACCGGAAGTCCGAGAATTTGTTGATGATATCGATGATTATCTACAAGAAGAAATCGAAAAACATAAAGCATATATCAAAAATGTTTATAATTTTTATGGTTATGGATTCTGGGGTATCTTTAGTAGAGAAACAAGTGAATTAATCGGCCGTTGTGGAATTCAGAATTCTGAAATTAATGGCCGCTTTGAAATTGAACTTGGATATTTACTTAATATAGACCATTGGGGTTACGGATACGCATTGGAATGTACAAAAAGTGTCTTAGAATATGCTTTCTATGAACTTCATATTCCTCGCATTGTTGCTGTCATTGACAAAAAGAATTCTCGTTCTACAAAGGTTGCAATGCATGTTGGTATGAACTTAGAAGCAGAAATTTATCATAAAGGTAGAAATTGTGATTTATATGTCATTGAGAATCCAAATATAGAATAA
- a CDS encoding phenylpyruvate tautomerase MIF-related protein codes for MPFINSKVSVKLTKQQEETLKQKLGKAIELIPGKSETWLMVGFEDEYSLYFKGQAYEKIAFVEVEIFGKADRAAYDKLTAAICEIYDEVLQIPSDKVYVTYQEVQHWGWNGMNF; via the coding sequence ATGCCATTTATTAATTCTAAAGTGAGCGTGAAATTAACAAAACAACAAGAGGAAACACTAAAGCAAAAGCTTGGTAAGGCGATTGAGCTTATCCCAGGGAAAAGTGAAACATGGTTGATGGTGGGGTTTGAGGATGAATACTCACTATATTTTAAAGGGCAAGCGTATGAAAAAATTGCCTTTGTTGAGGTTGAAATATTTGGAAAGGCAGATAGAGCAGCATATGATAAATTAACTGCCGCTATCTGCGAAATTTATGATGAAGTATTACAGATTCCTTCTGATAAAGTTTATGTTACCTATCAGGAAGTGCAACATTGGGGATGGAATGGAATGAATTTTTAA
- a CDS encoding putative ABC transporter permease — MKKNFFTNFILCGLSGWCMECFWTGLSSIERKDKTLSCHTSIWMFPIYGLAALISPVSKVIKKRCAFCRGSIYALGIISMEYLTGTLLKKIKACPWDYSKAKLNFKGVIRFDYLPAWFLAGLYFEKLLNRNS, encoded by the coding sequence ATGAAAAAGAATTTTTTTACTAACTTTATCTTATGTGGCCTTAGTGGTTGGTGTATGGAGTGCTTTTGGACAGGTCTTAGCTCAATTGAACGGAAAGACAAAACCTTATCCTGCCATACTTCCATTTGGATGTTTCCGATCTATGGGCTTGCTGCCTTAATTTCTCCTGTAAGCAAAGTAATAAAAAAACGTTGTGCATTTTGTCGTGGTTCCATCTATGCGTTAGGAATTATTTCTATGGAGTATCTTACTGGCACCTTGTTAAAGAAAATAAAAGCTTGTCCATGGGACTACAGCAAGGCCAAACTTAACTTTAAAGGAGTTATTCGTTTTGATTATCTGCCCGCCTGGTTCCTTGCTGGATTGTATTTTGAAAAGCTACTAAATCGAAATTCATAA
- a CDS encoding CYTH domain-containing protein: protein MEIERKFKISKLPANLEQYKKKEIIQGYLCTQPVVRIRKSNENYILTYKNKSNFNQEHAVISEEIELPLTKEAFEHLLSKVDFGVIEKTRYLIPLSQDHTAELDVFHGRLSGLMFVEVEFSSEKDAIDFIKPDWFEEDVSKDKRYRNSYLISVSSLEELHLDSEE, encoded by the coding sequence GTGGAAATTGAGCGTAAATTTAAAATCAGCAAGCTTCCTGCTAACTTAGAACAATATAAGAAAAAGGAAATCATACAGGGTTACCTATGTACACAACCTGTAGTACGAATTCGTAAAAGTAATGAGAACTACATTTTAACTTATAAAAATAAATCAAACTTTAATCAAGAGCATGCAGTTATAAGCGAAGAAATCGAGTTACCATTAACGAAAGAAGCATTCGAGCATTTACTCTCTAAGGTGGACTTCGGTGTTATTGAAAAAACGAGATACTTGATTCCACTTTCACAAGACCATACCGCTGAACTAGATGTGTTTCATGGAAGATTAAGTGGACTTATGTTTGTAGAAGTTGAGTTTTCAAGTGAAAAAGATGCAATAGATTTTATTAAACCAGATTGGTTTGAGGAAGACGTTTCGAAAGATAAACGATATCGTAATTCTTACTTAATATCAGTATCAAGTCTTGAAGAACTTCATTTAGACAGTGAGGAATGA